The nucleotide sequence ACGAACGCGAACGAAGTTGTCGGTCGCCTCGGCATCGGAGACGACTTTACCGAGATAGAACGTGCCGTCAGCGACCTCGGTAACGATGCCATCGGTGGTGGCATAAATCTTTTGGCCGGCGGCATAGGTCTCGGCGTCGGCGGGATCCTTGGGAATGTCAAAGACACCTTCAAC is from Crateriforma conspicua and encodes:
- a CDS encoding DUF2190 family protein; translation: MQAQFVHDGRQVDFTPDVDVPVGSIVIQGDLVGITRRDLPADTLGSIAVEGVFDIPKDPADAETYAAGQKIYATTDGIVTEVADGTFYLGKVVSDAEATDNFVRVRLSQ